In Planctomycetota bacterium, the DNA window ATCCTGACGCTCTGGATGGGCCGCGAGCCGGCGCGCAGCCTGCCCGACGAGCACCCCACGCGGCCGGCTGCCTATCGCAGGCTGCTGGCGGTCTTCCGCGTGCAGCTGCCCGCGAGCTTCCTGCTGCTGGCGGTGCTCGAGCCGGTGGCGCCCTTCCTGATGGCCCGCGTAGGCATCGAAGATCCGTGGGCGGCCCCGGCGGCGGCGATCTGGCTGGCGACCCGGCTGGCGACCTTCGTCGTCTTCGCCCGCTGGGGGGGCTGGCACGGCCGCTGGCGGACGCCCATCCTCGCCGCGGCGCTCATGCTGCTGGGCTTCGCGGGCGTCACCATCGGCCCGACGCTGGACGCCGCCGCCGGCCGCACGCTGCTGCTGGGCGGGCTGGCGGTGCTGGGCTGCGGCGTGGGCATGGTCTACGCGGCGGCGCTCTACTACGCAATGGAGGTCGGCGACGCCGAGATCGACGCCGGCGGCCGGCACGAGGCCTTCATCGGGTTGGGCTACACCGCCGGGCCGGTGCTGGGCGTGCTGGCCTACGTCGTGGCCGCGCCACGGGGGCCGCTGGCGGCGAGCCCGACGCTGCTGCTCCTGGGCCTGGTGGGGTCCATCATGATCGTGCTGTGTTTGGGGTCCGTCGCGTGGGCCTGCCGATCGTCCCGCGGGCCCGAATAGCCGGCGACCTGGGGCCATCCACCTTGGTCACTAGGAGACATCCGAGAACGAATGGGGTGTCTTTTTCGAATACCGAAGCGGCGATGACGGTATAACCATCCCCGGCAGTCCTTGTTTTGCGGGATCCGGAGCGCTCCGCATCGCCGAGCGGCCGATCCCCGAACGATCGGCGGATGCAGCCGCCGGGATATCCGGGCGGCCGAGACAACAGGAGGCAGCATGCCAAGGCACCGAGCCAGGACCACCGCGACGATCGTGGCCGCAGTTGGACTCTTCGCGTCCGCGACGCTCGGGACGGCCCTGCTGCCGGCGGCCTCCACGAGTTCGATCGACCACATCTCGACCGAACGCGCGTCGCTCGAATCCGAGTGGTCCCAGGACCTCTGGGATGCGGCCTCCGCGGGCGACGCCCGGGCCTTCCGCACGCTACTCGACGCCGCCGCCGAGGCCTTCGACGATCCGACGCTCGCGCTCTCCGCCGAGGCGCTCTCGCAGCGCTTCCTGGAGCGGGACGACGCCCGCGCCGTGCTCATCGCCGAGCAGCGGCAGGAGCTGGCGGAGCACTGGGGGGCCTTCCAGGAGGCCGACCAAACCGAGGACCGCGAGTTGGCGCTGCTCGATGGCCTTGGCGCTGCGATCACGCTGCACATGCTGACCGGCAACGACGCGTCGGTGCTCGGAGAGGCCACCGTGCGGGACCTGGTGGCCGCGGCCGAAGCATCGGCCGCGCTCGCCGAGGGCGAGCGGCGGTGGTTCCAGGCCGCCGAGCTGTACGACCGGCTGCACGGGCTCTACGAGTTCGACGCCCGCTACCTGGACGACCGCACGCGGGCGATCAAGCGTCTGGCCCTCGTCGCGATCTACGCGCCCAAGCGCAACCACGAGCTGCGCAGCGAGCGGCTCGTCGCCGCGGGTGAGGATCCGCTGCCGCCGTTCAACCCGTCGGGCGTCTCGGTGGACGAGCGGCTAGACGGCATCAAGTCGCGGATGGTCGAGTACGCGCTCGCGCTCTCGGATGCGCGGCACGTCGAGGGCACGCCCTACCGCGACCTGATGATCTCGGGCATCCGGGCCCTGCAGCTGCTCGTGGACACGAGCGACCTGTACGAGAGCTTCCCGCAGCTGCAGGATGCCGAGAACCGCGCGACGTACCGCGGCGTGCTCGAGCGGCAGCTGGTCGAACTCCGCGACGCGCCGGCCATCGGCCCCCGCAGCGTCCGCACCCTCATCGACCGCGTGCAGGAGTGGAACCGCCAGACCATCGCCTTGCCCGACGAGTTGATCCTCCGCGTGTTCGGCGATGGCGCGATGGCGGCCCTGGACGAGTACTCCGAGATCATCTGGCCCGACGACGTCACGCAGTTCGAGCGGAGCACGCGAGGCAACTTCAGCGGCATCGGCGTCTCGATCCACATGAACGAGCGCCGCGAGATCGAGGTCGTGACGCCGCTGGACGGCACGCCCGCGCAGCGGGCCGGCGTCCGCGCCGAGGACGTCGTCGTCGGCGTCAACGGCGAGCGGACCTACGGCTTCACGCTCAACCAGGCGGTCGAGAAGATCACCGGCCCGAAGAGCACGCCCGTGGACATCACGGTGCGGCGGGGCGAGGGCGACGACGCCGAGGAGATCACCTACACGATCGTCCGCGACACCGTCGAGCTCAAGACCGTCAAGGGCTGGGAGCGGATTGACGCCACCGACGACAACTGGAACTGGATGATCGACGCCCAGCGGGGCATCGGCTACGTCCGGCTCACGGGCTTCACCGAGAACACCACCGCCGACTTTGGCCGCGCCATCACCGAGATGCAGCGGGCCGGGCTGCAGGGCCTGATCCTCGACCTGCGGTTCAACCGCGGCGGGCTGCTCGACCAGGCGGTCGAGATCACCAGCCGCTTCGTGGATTACGCCGACGGCCGCAACGCCTACGGCCGCGTCGTGGTGTCCACCCGCAACAACAACGGCGACCGCCAGACGCAGAGTCCGCCCGAGCGGCTGATCAACCGCCCCAGCCCGCTGCCCAAGCTGCCCGTGGTGGTGCTCATCAACGAGGGATCGGCCTCGGCCAGCGAGATCGTGGCGGGCGCGATCCAGGACTACACCGAGGCGTCGGCGGCGCGGGCCATCATCCTGGGCCAGACGACCTACGGCAAGGGCAGCGTGCAGAACGTGCTGGCGATCGACACCGGGCCATCGCCGCGGGCCCTCATGAAGCTCACGACGCAGTACTACGTGCTGCCCGGCGGGCGGATGATCCACCGCCGACCCGGCCGCGAGGAGCACGGCGTGACGCCCGATCTGGCCGTCCAGATGCTGCCCGAGAGGGTGGCCGAGAGCCTGCGGCTCCGCCAGGAGGCCGACGTGCTGGTGCTCGACGAGAACGGCGACATCCCCGCGCCGGAGGACCGGGCCGACCCGGATGCGCTGATCAGCGAGGGGCTGGACCTGCAGCTCCACGCCGCCCTGGTGC includes these proteins:
- a CDS encoding MFS transporter, translated to MPSKPDSPAPAAGGVRPAPLWAVLAFTFLASAGTGVATTGVPFLAESAYGFGEIPIFVLAALYGAVYVPGALLVGPALRRAARRHAWLTTRRLLAALTLALGLFAALPLLTRPAEGEAGTLAGTWAIWLLAIANGLLSGASWPIVESYLSGGRRGERLRHATGLFNITWSSSLVATLIALGPFVHGRPLEALAAMLPVYAACAILTLWMGREPARSLPDEHPTRPAAYRRLLAVFRVQLPASFLLLAVLEPVAPFLMARVGIEDPWAAPAAAIWLATRLATFVVFARWGGWHGRWRTPILAAALMLLGFAGVTIGPTLDAAAGRTLLLGGLAVLGCGVGMVYAAALYYAMEVGDAEIDAGGRHEAFIGLGYTAGPVLGVLAYVVAAPRGPLAASPTLLLLGLVGSIMIVLCLGSVAWACRSSRGPE
- a CDS encoding S41 family peptidase, producing MPRHRARTTATIVAAVGLFASATLGTALLPAASTSSIDHISTERASLESEWSQDLWDAASAGDARAFRTLLDAAAEAFDDPTLALSAEALSQRFLERDDARAVLIAEQRQELAEHWGAFQEADQTEDRELALLDGLGAAITLHMLTGNDASVLGEATVRDLVAAAEASAALAEGERRWFQAAELYDRLHGLYEFDARYLDDRTRAIKRLALVAIYAPKRNHELRSERLVAAGEDPLPPFNPSGVSVDERLDGIKSRMVEYALALSDARHVEGTPYRDLMISGIRALQLLVDTSDLYESFPQLQDAENRATYRGVLERQLVELRDAPAIGPRSVRTLIDRVQEWNRQTIALPDELILRVFGDGAMAALDEYSEIIWPDDVTQFERSTRGNFSGIGVSIHMNERREIEVVTPLDGTPAQRAGVRAEDVVVGVNGERTYGFTLNQAVEKITGPKSTPVDITVRRGEGDDAEEITYTIVRDTVELKTVKGWERIDATDDNWNWMIDAQRGIGYVRLTGFTENTTADFGRAITEMQRAGLQGLILDLRFNRGGLLDQAVEITSRFVDYADGRNAYGRVVVSTRNNNGDRQTQSPPERLINRPSPLPKLPVVVLINEGSASASEIVAGAIQDYTEASAARAIILGQTTYGKGSVQNVLAIDTGPSPRALMKLTTQYYVLPGGRMIHRRPGREEHGVTPDLAVQMLPERVAESLRLRQEADVLVLDENGDIPAPEDRADPDALISEGLDLQLHAALVLLQSQTKPTTAAAMLDQPEDRRTP